The genomic window CCCCGTCGTCGATCAGCGGGACGCGCTCCACGACCGCCCCCGCCTCTTCGACCGTGTCGTAGAACGGCGGGTACACCGGGGGCGTCACGATCACCCGATCGCCGGGCGAGGTCACCCCCCGCAACACCTCGACGACGCCCATCATCACGTCGCCCGTCCAGCGGATGCGCGCCGGGTCCGGTCGCCACCCCCACTGCCGCTCGGCGAAGTCGGCGAAATCGAGGTCGATGCCGGGACGCGGAGGTGTGTAGCCCGTGTCGCCGATCTCGACCGCCCGATGCAGCGCCGAGGTGATCGCCGGCGCCAGCGGGAAGTCGGTCTCGGCCACGAACATCGGGATGACGTCGTCGTCGTAGGAGCGCCACTTCGTGCTGCTGCGCTGACGCAGGAGCTCGAGCGGCAGGGCCTGCAACGGAGGAACGCTCATGCGAAAAGCCTAACGAGGACCCCGGATGCCGGCACCCGGCGCGTCAGAGGAGGACACACGGGCGCCAAGAGAGGCGCCGGTCGAAGGCGGGGGCACCGTTTCCCTCACCGGAACACCGAACGCCCACCCCCGCAGGGATGGGCGTTCAGGAAGGATTCTGCGGTCAGATCGCGAAGCCGAGCGCGCGCATCATGTCGCGGCCGTCGTCGGTGATCCGCTCGGGACCCCACGGCGGCATCCACACCCAGTTGATGCGGAAGCGTTCCACGACATTGTCGAGGGCCTGGGCGGTCTGCTCTTCGAGCACGTCGGTCAGCGGGCAGCCGGCCGAGGTGAGAGTCATGTGGATGACGAGCGCGTCGTTCTCGTCGTCCCACGCGAGATCGTAGATGAGGCCGAGGTCGACGACGTTGATCCCCAGTTCGGGGTCCATGACGTCTTTGAGGGCCTCGGTGACCTCGTCGTACTTCTCGGGAGCGAGGGTTGCGGTCATGTAACGATCCTACGCGTCGATCGGCGTACCGGCCTCGAGGAAGCGGTCGTAACCCTCTTCTTCGAGTCGGTCGGCGAGCTCGGGCCCGCCCTCTTCGACGATCCGCCCCTTGACGACCACGTGCACGAAGTCGGGGCGGATGTAGCGCAGGATGCGCGTGTAGTGCGTGATGAGCAGCACGCCGAGGTCGGTCTGCTCCTTGGCGCGGTTCACGCCCTCGGACACGATCTTCAGCGCGTCGACGTCGAGGCCGGAGTCGGTCTCGTCGAGCACGGCGATCTTCGGCTTGAGCAGCTCGAGCTGGAGTATCTCGTGACGCTTCTTCTCGCCGCCCGAGAAGCCCTCGTTGACGTTGCGCGAGGCGAACTTCGGGTCCATGCGAAGGTTCTCCATGGCGCCCTTGACGTCCTTCGTCCACGAGCGGATGGCCGGAGCCTCGCCGTCGATGGCCGTCTTGGCCGTGCGGAGGAAGTTCGTCACCGTGACGCCGGGGATCTCGACCGGGTACTGCATCGCGAGGAAGAGGCCCGCGCGAGCGCGCTCGTCGACGCTCATCTCGAGCACGTCTTCACCGTCGAGGGTGATCGAGCCGCTCGTGACGGTGTACTTGGGGTGACCGGCGATCGTGTACGCCAGGGTCGACTTGCCGGAGCCGTTGGGGCCCATGATGGCGTGGGTCTCACCGGTGCGCATGGTCAGCGTCACTCCGTTGAGGATCGGGGTCGTACCGTTCTCCGTCTCGACCGTCACGTGGAGGTCGCGGATCTCGAGGACAGACATGGTGTTCCTTACTCGTAAGTCTTCAGGTCGTGGGCGTTGTCGTGAGCGGCGCTCAGGCCGTCGCCTTGGTGACGGCGGGATCGATGAGCACGTCGTCTCCGTCGATCACGACCTCGTACACGGGGACCGGCTCGTAGGCCGGGAGGTTCAGGGGGCGGCCGGTCTTCAGCGAGAACGCCGAGCCGTGGGCCCAGCACTCAAGCGTCTCGCCCTCGACGAAGCCGTCCGACAGCGAGATGTCGCCGTGCGTGCAGACGTCGCCGATCGCGTGGACCTCGCCGTTGCCGTCGAGGACGACCGCCATGGCGACGCCGTCGATCTCGACGCGGAGCGCCTCGTCTTGGACCAGTTCGCTCAGTGCGCAGGCGCGCGAGGCGCTCACGCGGCGGCCCCCTCGGCCAGCTCGTGCTCGATCGCCCCGATGAGCTCGGTCTCGAGCTCGGGGATGCCGATGCGCTGCACGATCTCGCTGAGGAAGCCGAGCACGACAAGGCGACGCGCTTCGTCTTCGGCGATGCCGCGAGCCTGCAGATAGAACAGCTGCTCGTCGTCGAAGCGACCCGTGGCGCTGGCGTGGCCGGCACCCTGGATGTCGCCGGTCTCGATCTCGAGGTTCGGGATCGAGTCGGCGCGGGCGCCGTCGGTGAGCACGAGGTTGCGGTTCGCCTCGTATGAGTCGGTGCCCGTGGCATCCGGTCCGATCAGCACGTCGCCGATCCAGACGCTGCGCGCGCTCTCGCCCTGCAGCGCGCCCTTGTAGAGCACGTCGCCGACGGTGTGCGGACCCTTGTGGTGCAGGTAGACCTGCGACTCGAGGTGCTGACCGGCGTCCGAGAACGACAGGCCGTACAGGCGCCCCTCGGCGCCGGGGCCCGAGAGCTCCACCGAGGGGTTCACGCGCACGACACCGCCGCCGAAGCTCACCACGACGTGCGTGAGCTTGGCGTCGCGGTCGACACGGGCCTGGTGGGATGCCGCGTGCACGGCGTCGTCGTTCCAGCGCTGCACCGACACGACGGTGAGGTCGGCGCCGTCGCGCACGATGATCTCGACGTTCTGCGCGTGGTTCGCCGTGCCCTCGTGACGCAGCACCACGGTGCCGCGCGAGTTGGGCTGAGCCTCGATCACGACGTGGGCGTGCGCGAGGCCGCCCGTGCCGGTCAAGCGCACCACGACGGGCTCGTCGAGCTCGACGTTCGCGGGGATCCGCAGGAGCGGAGCCTCGGTCTCGTGCGTCCAGGCGAGGGCCGCGGGCAGGTCTTCGGGCCGGAAGTGCTCACCGCGCGGCGCGTCGCCGGCGGCCAGGCGCAGCTGCTCCACGGCATCCGGCGCCTGCACGTCGACGGAGATGACACCGGACGGACCGGCCTCGTCGACGAACAGCGGAGCCAGGCGCGCGATCGGGCTGAGCTTCCAGTTGACCTCGCGCCCCGTGGGGGTGCCGAAGTCGGCCGGGTCGAACGAGGTCAGACGCTCCGAGCGCGTCTGAACCGGAACGACGGATGCCACGAGGGCTGCTGGGTCGATGTGACCCGTACCGGCGCCAGTCGACTGTGCCGTGGGTGATTCGGTCGCAGTCGTCATTTAGCCTACGGATCCTTCCATGCCCATTTCGATGAGCTTGTTGAGTTCGAGCGCGTACTCCATGGGGAGCTCCCGCGCGATGGGCTCGATGAACCCGCGGACGATCATGGCCATGGCCTCGTCTTCGGGCATGCCGCGCGACTGCAGGTAGAACAGCTGCTCTTCGCTGACCTTCGAGACCGTGGCCTCGTGGCCGAGCTGCACGTCGTCGACGCGGATGTCGATCGCGGGGTAGGTGTCGCTGCGCGAGATCGTGTCCACGAGCAGGGCGTCGCAGCGCACGGTGTTGGCGGAGTGGTGCGCGTTGGCGTCCACCCGCACCTCGCCGCGGTATCCGGCACGACCGCCGCCACGGGCGATCGACTTCGAGACGATCGACGACTGCGTGTACGGCGCCATGTGGATCATCTTCGCGCCGGCGTCCTGGTGCTGACCGGGACCGGCGAAGGCGACCGACAGGGTCTCGCCCTTGGCGTGCTCGCCCATCAGGTAGATGGAGGGGTACTTCATCGTCACCTTGGAGCCGATGTTGCCGTCGACCCACTCCATGGTCGCGCCCTCGTGGGCGATCGCACGCTTGGTGACGAGGTTGTAGACGTTGTTCGACCAGTTCTGGATCGTCGTGTAGCGCACGCGGGCGTTCTTCTTCACGATGATCTCGACCACGGCCGAGTGCAGCGAGTCGCTCTTGTAGATCGGAGCGGTGCAGCCCTCGATGTAGTGGACGTAGCTGTCCTCGTCGGCGATGATCAGCGTCCGCTCGAACTGACCCATGTTCTCGGTGTTGATGCGGAAGTACGCCTGCAGCGGGATCTCGACATGGACGCCCTTGGGGACGTAGACGAACGAACCGCCCGACCAGACGGCCGTGTTCAACGCCGCGAACTTGTTGTCACCGGCGGGGATGACGGTGCCGAAGTACTCCTCGAAGAACTCGGGGTGCTCGCGCAGGGCGGTGTCGGTGTCCATGAAGATGACACCCTGCTGCTCGAGGTCCTCGCGGATCTGGTGGTAGACCACCTCGGACTCGTACTGGGCGGCGACGCCGGCGACCAGGCGCTGACGCTCGGCCTCGGGGATGCCCAGCTTCTCGTAGGTGTTGCGGATCTCTTCCGGAAGGTCTTCCCAGGTCTGGGCCTGCTTCTCGGTCGAGCGCACGAAGTACTTG from Microbacterium testaceum includes these protein-coding regions:
- a CDS encoding metal-sulfur cluster assembly factor, whose amino-acid sequence is MTATLAPEKYDEVTEALKDVMDPELGINVVDLGLIYDLAWDDENDALVIHMTLTSAGCPLTDVLEEQTAQALDNVVERFRINWVWMPPWGPERITDDGRDMMRALGFAI
- a CDS encoding non-heme iron oxygenase ferredoxin subunit → MSASRACALSELVQDEALRVEIDGVAMAVVLDGNGEVHAIGDVCTHGDISLSDGFVEGETLECWAHGSAFSLKTGRPLNLPAYEPVPVYEVVIDGDDVLIDPAVTKATA
- the sufD gene encoding Fe-S cluster assembly protein SufD, producing MTTATESPTAQSTGAGTGHIDPAALVASVVPVQTRSERLTSFDPADFGTPTGREVNWKLSPIARLAPLFVDEAGPSGVISVDVQAPDAVEQLRLAAGDAPRGEHFRPEDLPAALAWTHETEAPLLRIPANVELDEPVVVRLTGTGGLAHAHVVIEAQPNSRGTVVLRHEGTANHAQNVEIIVRDGADLTVVSVQRWNDDAVHAASHQARVDRDAKLTHVVVSFGGGVVRVNPSVELSGPGAEGRLYGLSFSDAGQHLESQVYLHHKGPHTVGDVLYKGALQGESARSVWIGDVLIGPDATGTDSYEANRNLVLTDGARADSIPNLEIETGDIQGAGHASATGRFDDEQLFYLQARGIAEDEARRLVVLGFLSEIVQRIGIPELETELIGAIEHELAEGAAA
- the sufB gene encoding Fe-S cluster assembly protein SufB — its product is MSDVLIDRPELESLGQYEFGWHDTDAAGAIAQRGINEDVVRGISALKSEPEWMLKTRLKGYQLFGKKPMPTWGADLSEIDFDNIKYFVRSTEKQAQTWEDLPEEIRNTYEKLGIPEAERQRLVAGVAAQYESEVVYHQIREDLEQQGVIFMDTDTALREHPEFFEEYFGTVIPAGDNKFAALNTAVWSGGSFVYVPKGVHVEIPLQAYFRINTENMGQFERTLIIADEDSYVHYIEGCTAPIYKSDSLHSAVVEIIVKKNARVRYTTIQNWSNNVYNLVTKRAIAHEGATMEWVDGNIGSKVTMKYPSIYLMGEHAKGETLSVAFAGPGQHQDAGAKMIHMAPYTQSSIVSKSIARGGGRAGYRGEVRVDANAHHSANTVRCDALLVDTISRSDTYPAIDIRVDDVQLGHEATVSKVSEEQLFYLQSRGMPEDEAMAMIVRGFIEPIARELPMEYALELNKLIEMGMEGSVG
- the sufC gene encoding Fe-S cluster assembly ATPase SufC; the encoded protein is MSVLEIRDLHVTVETENGTTPILNGVTLTMRTGETHAIMGPNGSGKSTLAYTIAGHPKYTVTSGSITLDGEDVLEMSVDERARAGLFLAMQYPVEIPGVTVTNFLRTAKTAIDGEAPAIRSWTKDVKGAMENLRMDPKFASRNVNEGFSGGEKKRHEILQLELLKPKIAVLDETDSGLDVDALKIVSEGVNRAKEQTDLGVLLITHYTRILRYIRPDFVHVVVKGRIVEEGGPELADRLEEEGYDRFLEAGTPIDA